DNA from Metabacillus flavus:
TCATGTTCATTTTAATAACGAGTGCTTCGGATGCACCCGGCCCCTCCTACTTATTTCAGAAAGGCACTCCGAGGTGAGTTCATTACCCTTGCCACCGCCGGCTTCCAGCAACCCGGCTCTCTGTAGATGGCGTATACGGATAACTACTTATCCTCGTCTTTGTTTTGCTTTATGAATTTTTCATATTCAGCTTACGTGCAGGTTTTCATCAGGCAGATTTACTTTTTCGCCTTCTTCAATAACTTTTCTTCTAAACTTTTCAAGCAGATAATTGGTGTGTTCTCCAGGGACTCCGTCTCCAATGACCCTTCCATCCACTTTAACAACAGCAATGACTTCTGCAGCCGTTCCTGTCAGGAACACTTCCTCTGCTGTATAAACATCATGACGGGTAAACGGCTCTTCCGAAACTTTATAGCCCAGTTCATTCGCGATATCGATAATCGCATTTCGCGTAATTCCTTCTAATGCTCCAATGTATCCCGGCGGGGTAAGCAACTTGCCGTTTTTGTAAATGAATACATTATCGGCAGATCCTTCAGCAACATAGCCCTGATCGTTCAGCATAAGTGCTTCGCTTACGTTTGCCAGATGCGCTTCAATTTTCACGAGAATATTATTTAAGTAGTTCAGTGACTTCACTTTCGGGCTGAGAACATCTGGGCGGTTCCTCCTTGTAGGGACCGTTACGATATCGATTCCAGTATCGTAAAGATGCTTCGGGAAAATGGCCAGCGGTTCTACTATGATGACCACATTTGCTGACGGGCATTTATAAGGATCCAGTCCAAGATCTCCGACCCCTCTTGAAACGACCAGCCTGATGTAGGCGTCTCTTAATCCATTTTTTTCAACCGTTTTAATGACTAGTTCACTTAATTCTTCCTGATTGTAGGGCATATTGAGTAAAATTGATTTTCCAGACTCATATAGCCGGTCCATATGTTCCTTCATTCGGAAGATGTTCCCGTTGTATACCCTGATTCCTTCAAAAATGCCGTCTCCGTACAAGAACCCGTGATCATATACAGAAATCTTGGCATCTTCCTTCCGTACAAATTCACCGTTCAAGAAGATCCATTGATCACTCATGCCTGGTCACACCTTTCCTTTAATGATAAGACGCTTTAAACAAATACATAATTAGTTGTAAAAAAAGATCCTATAACTATTGTTATATGGATGATTTTAAGTTGTAACATTGCCGTGTAATGAATGTTTGAACCTATCTTACGCCCGTTCCAGACTAGAGTCAACACCCTTTTTCCGAATTGACTGATAATTTAGATTAATTAAACTACTTGTATACGCTTACATCCGCGCCATTATAGGAAAAGCTTTTTTGCAATTTTTATGTACTTTTTTCTGACAGGGTTTTTTGACAGGATTTTTATTGAGGGGGAAGGATCGGCAGGGGGAAGAGAAGTTAATACTTTTGCAGCAAAATAAAAATTCCACTGAACAAATTTGTTCAGTGGGATTTTTATTCGTACTTTGGATTCGCACTCTCAACCTGCGCCCTATAATTATATAGCTGAGCTACAGGCGGAGCTGTCACTTTTCAGCCAGAAATCTTTTGGGTTCACAATATATATCAAAGTCGC
Protein-coding regions in this window:
- the ilvE gene encoding branched-chain-amino-acid transaminase, whose amino-acid sequence is MSDQWIFLNGEFVRKEDAKISVYDHGFLYGDGIFEGIRVYNGNIFRMKEHMDRLYESGKSILLNMPYNQEELSELVIKTVEKNGLRDAYIRLVVSRGVGDLGLDPYKCPSANVVIIVEPLAIFPKHLYDTGIDIVTVPTRRNRPDVLSPKVKSLNYLNNILVKIEAHLANVSEALMLNDQGYVAEGSADNVFIYKNGKLLTPPGYIGALEGITRNAIIDIANELGYKVSEEPFTRHDVYTAEEVFLTGTAAEVIAVVKVDGRVIGDGVPGEHTNYLLEKFRRKVIEEGEKVNLPDENLHVS